TGCCTGGGCGTTCGTGGCGGTGCTGGCATCGTTCATCGCCCACTGGACGCTGCCGCGTCACGCCGATTGGGACGCTCCTCTGCGCGCGGCGCTCGTGCTGTTGCCTCTGGTTCCCAGTTTTCTTTATGTGCGGAGCATCGCGCGCTGGATCGGTGGCATGGACGAATTGCAGCGCCGCATTCAACTCGAAGCCTGTCTCTTTGCCACCACGGGAGCAGTGTTCATTTCGGCGGCCATGAGCCTGCTGGAAACCTCCGGGGTCCTCCGGTCGCACGGATTGGGCTGGGAGGGAACATTCGCAGCGATATTGCTTTTGTATATTCTGGGCAACGTCATTTCCAACCGCCGCTATCAATGAAAAACCGGGTGCGCGATCTGCGGTCGGCGAAGGAATGGTCGCAGGCCGACCTGGCCGAAAAGCTGGGCGTGTCGCGGCAAACCGTGAACGCGATCGAGACGGAAAAATACGACCCGAGCCTGCCGCTGGCCTTCAAGGTGGCGCGCCTGTTCAAGCGGTCGATCGAAGAAATTTTCGACGATAATCACAGTTAACCCCACTCCCGTCATCATGAAATCCCTGCCCGCAAAATT
This genomic window from Candidatus Angelobacter sp. contains:
- a CDS encoding helix-turn-helix transcriptional regulator, whose translation is MKNRVRDLRSAKEWSQADLAEKLGVSRQTVNAIETEKYDPSLPLAFKVARLFKRSIEEIFDDNHS